TTATATCGTGACCGGTGAATTCCTGAAAGGTGTAGATCCGGCTTCAATGGTATCTCACCCTTCATTTACCCAGATGAACGTTTTCCTTATGGCGCTTATCGGCCTTGCATTGACCGGAGTGATCGTGATTATAACTGAGTATTTCACTGCTGCGCAGTATCCCCCGGTGAAACACATTGCACAAGCCAGTTTGACTGGTCATGGAACAAATGTTATAGCAGGCCTTGCGGTCAGCATGAAGTCAACCGCAGCACCTGTTCTGGTTATCGTTGCTTCGATCCTTGGTGCATATCATTTAGGCGGTGGATTTAACGGCGATGCATCAGGCGGTCTTTTTGCTATTGCCTTATCAGCGGTTTCGATGCTTTCGATGACTGGCATCGTGGTGGCCATTGACACTTACGGGCCGATCACGGACAATGCAGGCGGCATAGCAGAAATGGCAGGAATGCCTGAAGAGATCCGTAACATCACAGACCCATTGGATGCAGTTGGCAACACCACAAAGGCTGTTACAAAGGGTTATGCAATCGGTTCAGCAGCTCTTGCTGCACTGGTTCTCTTTGCCGAGTATTCCCGCTCTTTCGTGGATCCGATCACGAAATTGGCGATGGACATCAAATTCGATCTCTCGAACCCGATGGTTCTGGCAGGTCTCTTTATCGGCGGTCTGCTCCCTTATTATTACGGCTCACTCCTTATGGAGGCCGTTGCTAAGGCTGCCGGCGGCATCGTTGTTGAAGTGCGCAGGCAGTTCCGTGAGATCCCCGGCATCATGGAAGGCACGGGAAAGCCGGAGTACGGCAAGTGTGTTGACATCGTGACCAAGGGTGCTATTCAGCAGATGATGGTTCCTGCGCTTATCCCGGTTGTTGTTCCGGTCATCGTGGGCTTCACCCTGGGCCGTGAGGCCCTCGGCGGCGTGCTTATCGGCAGCATTGTTACCGGCCTGTTCCAGGCCATCGCCATGACAAGCGGCGGCGGCGCATGGGACAACGCCAAAAAATCCTTTGAAGATGGCGTTACTGATTCCACAGGGAAAGTTCATAAGAAGGGCAGCGATGGACACAAGGCCTCTGTCACGGGCGATACAGTCGGCGATCCGTACAAGGATACAGCCGGTCCTGCAATCAACCCGATGATCAAGGTCATCAACATTGTCGCGCTTCTGCTGGTTCCATTGCTTTAGAAGCGGTATTGTTGTACTTTAAAGGCCGTCCTCTTTTAGAAAGGGGGCGGCCTTTTTTATCGTGAATCGTGAATCGTAGATCGAACGACGAATGACGAACAACGAACGACGAACGACGAATCACGAACCTATTTAAAGATATCATCCATGAAATCAAGAACAAAGCCGTCAACCGCCTTCCTGTCGGGAAGTGACGCGGCCATGCCGTACATTGCTGCTGTTCCTTCCGATGAAGCCTTCGGATTTGCAATTACCTCTTGGACAGATTCTCTCAAATCGGATATGAACGGTTCCGCAACTTTTTCATGGGCGGCAGTAACCATCATATGAAGGGAAGACGGGAACTGCTGGCGGTCAAGGTGCCAGCCCCGCCTCTCCATCGCGTCTCCGAGAGCGAATATGTCGAGTGTGTCCGAAGCAAAAGCAAAAACTGACATATCCGGTTTTCCGAGAACATAAAGCCCTTTTATGCCGGCGATTCCTTCCATTATGACTTTTGCGCTTTTCATGGCCGATTCCGCAAGTCGCATATAGCCCTCTTCTCCGATCGAATTCAAAGCGGCCCAGGCTGCCGCAATCGATCCCCCGGCCCTTGTGCCTGTCATGGAAGGGGATGCATATATTCCACCGGGCCAGTTTGAATAGACAAAGAACTGGTGGCGGCGCAATTCTTTGCTCCGGTAAAGCACGACAGATGCCCCTTTTGCGG
This is a stretch of genomic DNA from Candidatus Zixiibacteriota bacterium. It encodes these proteins:
- a CDS encoding aspartate aminotransferase family protein, coding for HVDSCLGGFMLPWLKKLGHPVTPFDFSVPGVTSISADIHKYGYAAKGASVVLYRSKELRRHQFFVYSNWPGGIYASPSMTGTRAGGSIAAAWAALNSIGEEGYMRLAESAMKSAKVIMEGIAGIKGLYVLGKPDMSVFAFASDTLDIFALGDAMERRGWHLDRQQFPSSLHMMVTAAHEKVAEPFISDLRESVQEVIANPKASSEGTAAMYGMAASLPDRKAVDGFVLDFMDDIFK
- a CDS encoding sodium-translocating pyrophosphatase yields the protein MSATILFALGCGVLGVIYAIMTAIWVTKQDAGNAKMQEISNAVKEGAMAFLAREYKTVAMVAVPLTVLLAFLGTWTAIGFVVGTVGSAVAGYIGMMVSVRANVRTAQAAYKGIQAALGLAFKGGSVTGVMVVGLGIIGLAGFYYIVKQAAPDQAFHALIGLGFGCSLMSVFARIAGGIYTKAADVGADLVGKVEAGIPEDDPRNPAVIADNVGDNVGDCAGMAADLYETYTVTLVAAMLLAKTVFGAESAWVEFPLMLGGISIIASIIGTFAVRLGKSGYIMGALYKGLAVAGVLAAVTFYIVTGEFLKGVDPASMVSHPSFTQMNVFLMALIGLALTGVIVIITEYFTAAQYPPVKHIAQASLTGHGTNVIAGLAVSMKSTAAPVLVIVASILGAYHLGGGFNGDASGGLFAIALSAVSMLSMTGIVVAIDTYGPITDNAGGIAEMAGMPEEIRNITDPLDAVGNTTKAVTKGYAIGSAALAALVLFAEYSRSFVDPITKLAMDIKFDLSNPMVLAGLFIGGLLPYYYGSLLMEAVAKAAGGIVVEVRRQFREIPGIMEGTGKPEYGKCVDIVTKGAIQQMMVPALIPVVVPVIVGFTLGREALGGVLIGSIVTGLFQAIAMTSGGGAWDNAKKSFEDGVTDSTGKVHKKGSDGHKASVTGDTVGDPYKDTAGPAINPMIKVINIVALLLVPLL